A window of the Brumimicrobium sp. genome harbors these coding sequences:
- a CDS encoding S8 family peptidase, translated as MRTILFFIFLVPIWIFAQGPIMSIKSQTDLAYIKNNSRKILSENFERKYELPISNIHGEWYVSFIGKVKSDVVPNYPGVIIGEGKGKIRSVRIKLLELDIIPQLTVLEYLEIAGKIKPDLDRVNFDTGADSVHRGLTLPRAYTGKDVIIGLNDWGFDYTNPMFYDTLLQQSRIIGVWDQFKKSGPNPQDYPYGTEYSTTADILTAETDTTNQLNHSTHGTHTAGIAGGSGAGVISTGMAFEAQYLFTTITLDEASAIDSWYWMYDKATLLNKHLVVSMSWGLYRFGTPDGTSLLSQAIEELTDLGVLFVCSAGNNGNVNFHIEKTFANDEIQTKVDFYDYALQDNMWGQSVHAWGEMGHNFEIKLEIRNPYGVIFATTPYFSTQIDDYVVDTIVINSGNDSIFFNIASQTAFPQNLRPTMRIRVQNKNPNIQVILYVKATDGTVHLWNLIELNTGGGNWGVAFSSVGPGSVIGNKDYGISEPALATDCITVAAHSSAYISQTGKLILGQRASFSSIGPRLGGDMKPDISAPGVSVLSSINSYTTDTYSTIASTTFNGKNYDFAKFSGTSMSCPAVAGICALIWEANPYLSPRDIKQIVIETANQDEKTGYIPPEGDVKWGHGKINALNAIRAAINFVGLEAYAPSTEDWHIYPNPATSILYVSGLDNLQDVKLIDVNGRIIQLDANKTSWNMESYNSGVYLFRVVSNNRVYQKKLILQ; from the coding sequence AGTTCCAATTTGGATTTTTGCTCAAGGCCCTATTATGTCTATAAAATCTCAGACAGATCTTGCGTACATTAAAAATAACAGTAGAAAAATATTAAGTGAAAATTTTGAAAGGAAATATGAATTACCTATTTCTAATATACATGGAGAATGGTATGTTTCATTTATTGGGAAAGTAAAATCAGATGTCGTACCCAATTACCCGGGAGTGATTATTGGAGAAGGAAAAGGGAAAATTAGAAGTGTAAGAATCAAATTGTTAGAACTAGATATTATCCCCCAACTCACAGTGCTTGAATACCTTGAAATAGCAGGAAAAATCAAACCTGATTTAGATAGAGTAAATTTTGATACAGGAGCAGATAGCGTTCATCGTGGACTCACACTTCCGCGTGCATATACTGGAAAAGATGTGATTATTGGATTGAATGATTGGGGTTTTGACTATACAAACCCGATGTTTTATGACACCTTACTTCAACAATCTAGAATTATTGGTGTATGGGATCAGTTTAAGAAATCAGGCCCAAATCCACAAGATTATCCGTATGGTACAGAATATAGTACAACCGCTGATATCTTAACGGCTGAAACAGACACAACGAATCAATTAAATCATTCTACACACGGAACTCATACTGCTGGTATTGCTGGTGGAAGTGGAGCAGGAGTTATCTCTACAGGGATGGCTTTTGAAGCACAATATCTATTTACAACGATTACCTTGGATGAAGCTTCCGCAATTGATTCGTGGTATTGGATGTATGATAAAGCGACCTTATTGAATAAGCATCTTGTGGTTAGTATGAGTTGGGGTTTATATCGTTTTGGAACACCAGATGGAACTTCTCTTCTAAGTCAGGCTATTGAGGAATTGACAGATTTGGGAGTATTATTCGTTTGTTCAGCAGGAAATAACGGTAATGTAAACTTTCATATAGAAAAAACATTTGCTAATGATGAAATCCAAACAAAAGTGGATTTCTATGACTATGCATTACAGGATAATATGTGGGGACAGAGTGTCCATGCGTGGGGTGAGATGGGACATAATTTTGAAATAAAGTTGGAAATTAGAAACCCTTATGGGGTAATATTTGCTACAACTCCTTATTTCTCCACCCAAATAGATGATTATGTGGTTGATACTATTGTGATAAATAGCGGAAATGATTCCATCTTCTTTAATATTGCTTCACAAACTGCTTTTCCACAGAATTTAAGACCCACTATGCGAATTCGCGTGCAAAATAAGAATCCAAATATTCAGGTTATTCTGTATGTAAAGGCAACGGATGGTACGGTTCATTTGTGGAATCTGATAGAATTAAATACAGGAGGAGGAAATTGGGGAGTGGCATTTTCTTCTGTTGGACCTGGGTCTGTGATTGGAAATAAAGATTATGGAATTAGTGAACCTGCCTTAGCTACTGATTGTATCACAGTGGCAGCACATTCTTCAGCGTATATTAGCCAAACTGGGAAATTAATCTTAGGTCAGAGAGCTAGTTTTTCCAGTATAGGACCAAGACTTGGAGGAGATATGAAACCAGATATATCAGCACCTGGAGTAAGTGTTTTGAGTTCCATTAATTCATATACAACAGATACATATTCAACTATTGCTTCAACAACATTTAATGGGAAAAACTATGATTTTGCAAAGTTTTCTGGCACCTCAATGTCCTGTCCTGCCGTTGCTGGTATATGTGCGCTGATTTGGGAGGCAAATCCTTATTTAAGTCCACGTGATATTAAACAAATCGTAATAGAAACAGCAAATCAAGATGAAAAAACAGGATATATTCCACCAGAAGGTGATGTGAAATGGGGACATGGGAAAATCAATGCCTTGAATGCTATTCGTGCTGCTATTAACTTTGTAGGATTAGAAGCATATGCTCCTTCAACCGAAGATTGGCATATATATCCTAATCCTGCCACGTCTATTCTTTATGTTTCAGGATTAGATAATTTGCAGGATGTAAAGCTCATTGATGTGAATGGGAGAATTATCCAATTAGATGCTAATAAAACCTCTTGGAATATGGAATCTTATAATAGTGGGGTTTATCTGTTTAGAGTGGTTTCAAATAATCGGGTTTATCAAAAAAAATTAATTCTTCAATAA
- a CDS encoding T9SS type A sorting domain-containing protein, which translates to MKKNLLTILGVFVLAFNTQVTAQFNVKAIVNSDFDGYKFIPSDSLTFTWRKGVLNTNFARDILKMNGHYPMYLLEGFIPTPYNAYSRYSDSLTKTFHWNEISSEYYTDMLEKTNVEFDANGRVINVDLTYYDVPTDSWISYEYDEYAYDAQGNIVSITNYYGSPDPSNNYSYTYDANGNLTSDEQAYYSVGSWVNYMKRDYTYDASNNFTGERIYYWDNGISAWLEDYGYDYKYDASNRMNTMLSLTYNTLSLDWEITDSATVVYNTQNKEKEFTSFSWNGSSWDPYYSRRYSYNSDGNILSESEQHWDNVYWMWVYDNKREYVYSGNNLITNTYSYWDNAEMDFIDLDRYVYSYEGNRIKKMTSERWNGTTWKSYFGEDQTVFYYDGNTTGIDELSKNEFTVYPNPATDNIQIKMDNNMISRVEILDLNGRVVFNNQTPIKASSMTIPVNQLEDGTYFVKVQSGDQIGTKKIIVRK; encoded by the coding sequence ATGAAAAAAAACCTACTTACTATTCTTGGAGTTTTCGTATTAGCTTTTAACACACAAGTTACTGCACAATTTAATGTGAAGGCTATAGTAAATTCCGATTTCGATGGATATAAATTTATCCCTTCAGATTCTTTAACTTTCACATGGAGAAAGGGAGTATTAAATACAAATTTTGCACGTGATATTTTGAAGATGAATGGACATTATCCGATGTATTTATTAGAAGGATTTATTCCAACTCCATATAATGCATATTCTAGGTATAGTGATTCTTTGACAAAGACATTTCATTGGAATGAGATTTCATCTGAGTATTATACAGACATGTTAGAGAAAACAAATGTAGAATTTGATGCAAATGGTCGTGTTATCAACGTGGATTTAACTTATTATGATGTCCCTACTGATTCATGGATTTCCTATGAATATGATGAGTATGCTTATGATGCCCAAGGGAATATTGTGTCTATCACGAACTACTATGGAAGCCCAGACCCATCCAATAATTATAGTTATACCTATGATGCAAATGGAAATCTTACATCAGACGAACAGGCATATTATAGCGTGGGTAGTTGGGTAAATTATATGAAAAGAGACTATACATATGATGCTAGTAATAATTTTACAGGTGAAAGAATTTATTATTGGGATAATGGAATTTCTGCGTGGCTTGAAGATTATGGTTATGATTATAAATATGATGCTAGTAATAGAATGAATACTATGTTATCTTTAACTTATAATACGTTGAGTTTAGATTGGGAAATAACTGATTCAGCAACCGTTGTTTATAATACGCAAAATAAAGAGAAGGAATTTACATCCTTCTCTTGGAATGGTTCTTCTTGGGATCCTTATTACTCTCGAAGATATTCATATAATTCAGATGGAAATATACTTTCAGAATCAGAACAGCATTGGGATAATGTGTATTGGATGTGGGTATATGATAACAAAAGAGAATATGTCTATTCAGGTAATAATTTAATTACTAATACATACTCTTACTGGGATAACGCTGAGATGGATTTTATCGATTTAGATCGATATGTATATAGTTATGAAGGGAATCGTATTAAAAAAATGACTTCTGAACGATGGAATGGTACAACTTGGAAATCTTATTTTGGCGAGGATCAAACTGTATTTTACTACGATGGTAATACAACGGGAATTGATGAGCTATCTAAGAATGAATTTACTGTATATCCGAACCCTGCAACGGATAATATTCAGATTAAAATGGATAATAATATGATTTCCAGAGTAGAGATTCTAGATTTGAATGGAAGAGTAGTATTTAATAATCAAACACCGATTAAAGCTTCTTCTATGACTATTCCAGTGAATCAATTGGAAGATGGAACTTACTTTGTAAAAGTGCAAAGTGGTGATCAAATAGGCACAAAGAAAATCATAGTTAGAAAATAA
- a CDS encoding MgtC/SapB family protein: MMISWEIILLRLGLAALLGAIIGLERERKHWAAGLRTHMMVCLGSSLIFIVSSYGFFDVISNPSITLDPSRIAAQVVSGIGFLGAGTIIFLRSGLIRGLTTASGLWTVAAIGLAVGAGLYFAAIATTLIAIVILFMLQPIEKKFSQLFMQKYIKIIIEPNQNPAELMNKLMVHKELPISNFNFIKTDTEITIEVRFQEFHLDNILPILMEIQKEEGIREINWNK; the protein is encoded by the coding sequence ATGATGATCAGCTGGGAAATAATTTTATTACGTTTGGGATTGGCAGCCCTATTAGGTGCAATTATCGGTTTAGAAAGAGAACGAAAGCACTGGGCTGCAGGACTGCGAACACACATGATGGTATGTTTGGGCTCATCTCTCATCTTTATAGTTTCCAGTTATGGTTTCTTTGATGTTATTAGTAACCCATCAATCACATTGGATCCCTCTAGGATAGCCGCACAAGTTGTCAGTGGGATTGGTTTTCTTGGAGCTGGAACAATTATCTTTCTAAGATCGGGCTTAATTCGAGGACTAACAACTGCTTCGGGGTTGTGGACCGTTGCAGCGATTGGCTTAGCTGTGGGCGCAGGGCTATATTTTGCCGCAATCGCTACTACTCTTATTGCTATTGTTATTTTATTTATGCTTCAACCTATTGAAAAGAAATTTTCACAACTCTTTATGCAAAAATATATCAAAATAATAATCGAGCCCAATCAAAACCCAGCAGAATTAATGAATAAGTTAATGGTGCATAAAGAACTTCCCATATCTAATTTTAATTTTATTAAAACTGATACAGAAATTACAATTGAGGTGAGATTTCAAGAATTTCATTTAGATAATATTTTACCCATCTTAATGGAAATTCAAAAAGAAGAAGGTATCCGGGAGATAAATTGGAATAAATAA